A genomic window from Paenibacillus sp. FSL K6-0276 includes:
- a CDS encoding bifunctional 2',3'-cyclic-nucleotide 2'-phosphodiesterase/3'-nucleotidase, whose translation MGWKTRWNKPLASVLATAVLSAQVLGGVVLGTVWSPDKVAASPASAAKVELRLMSTTDVHTNVYGWDYFKNAASVTVGLDRTASLVKQARGEKSNTLLLDNGDLIQGTPLGTYVAKKSELKDPTEIHPMIAAMNVMKYDAATFGNHEFNYGLQFLDRTINGSDGNESTTGANFDYVNANIYKTDGTNAFSPYVILDKKLKDSNGQEQEIKVGLIGLVTPQIMEWDKVNLEGKVTVEDIAATATKFVPEMKAAGADVIVAMAHTGFDVNAVVGDGSENDINALSKVPGIDAITFSHTHKVFPTGNDATLDASFKDPGTKLPYANDKAVIDNVNGHINGTPAVQAGYGGAYLGLIDLDIVQGDKGWAVDKQSSKAFARSIYKTENKVNIPTVEPDQAVDAAVASAHEATIAYTGQKLGVTTAPMNSYFAMVQDDPTVQLVTYAQKWYVQNYIDVNVPRYKDLPILSVGAPFKAGRNGPEEYTSIDKGNLTIRSASDLYLYDNTLKAIKVKGSVVKEWLEMSAGAFNRIKLGISTPQSLLNPKFQVFNFDVIDGVQYKIDVTKNAKYNPDGSINDASSSRVTEVTYNDQPLDLNQDFIVVTNNYRASGGGNFPGVKGAELVVDSQDENRQVLMDYISEAGTIDPTADGNWSLAPIQGDVDVTFTTTPKAASVLPANISDTGQQDNKGFGIFKLNLSVKTPAPTADVEVHLLGINDFHGQLDTVSTVSNKSVGTAAYLATYLKATRAKYENSLLFHNGDSVGASAPVSSLERDEPTHAWMNMMKFDVGSLGNHEFDQGVEALMTQLYGGIDPKDKKITHAGSDFDYVNANAVDSKTGTPIINPYVIKEVGGVKIGFIGLVTKSTPSKVAPSGTVGVHFLTPEEEVAAVEKYAKELQDKGVETIIVLAHDPATTKDGVTTGEAADLAKALPADSPVDVIVAGDNHALANGIVNGKLIVQAYSYGTAFEDIKLVIDHKTGDVKSKSAVVSSTFQDGVTPDPESVALVDAYLKKHPELTQPVGTTDGTVTRTDAYTKEAALGNLIADAMRTADFGDGAGAADFAFMNPGGIRADLPRGNVTFGDLAKIQPFGNTLVKLTLTGDQIKTLLQQQWNVKADGTADIKTLQISGLKYTAIMNLPVADRITSLTLTNGTPINPTQKYTAVVNNFMAAGGDNYKVLTKASDSLAGPIDLDVFYKYIVKTFNGKEIKAAIEGRITNKEKADTGSGSGDGSTVVTPTPTPTAKPSATPAPTATPAPTTAPAASFKDLGKVAWAQEAIQALAAKGIIKGLDANTFAPTKTVTRAEFVTMLVRALNLTGSGATSTFSDVKQGVWYTDSIAIAVKAGLVQGSGNGKFEPGREVTREEMAIMIANALKNKLQPIDKNAALGKFADKSSIAPYAQDAIAQLTQLGIVNGVDGGKFAPKGIANRAQAAVIIYRMLEKAS comes from the coding sequence ATGGGATGGAAGACACGATGGAATAAGCCACTTGCGTCCGTACTGGCAACTGCGGTGCTATCAGCGCAGGTACTAGGCGGAGTCGTTCTGGGCACAGTTTGGAGTCCAGACAAGGTAGCTGCTTCACCCGCATCTGCAGCAAAGGTTGAGCTCCGGTTGATGAGCACAACAGACGTGCACACCAATGTGTATGGCTGGGATTACTTTAAGAATGCGGCATCGGTAACTGTCGGTCTTGACCGCACAGCAAGTTTGGTGAAACAAGCCAGAGGCGAAAAATCTAACACCCTCCTGCTTGACAATGGGGATCTGATTCAAGGAACCCCGCTAGGTACGTACGTGGCGAAAAAATCGGAACTGAAAGATCCTACTGAGATTCATCCGATGATTGCGGCCATGAATGTTATGAAATATGACGCCGCGACTTTTGGGAATCATGAATTCAATTATGGATTGCAATTTTTAGATCGTACTATAAATGGTAGTGATGGTAATGAGTCAACTACTGGTGCAAATTTTGATTATGTGAATGCGAACATTTATAAAACAGATGGCACGAATGCCTTTTCTCCTTATGTTATTCTCGATAAGAAATTAAAAGATAGTAATGGTCAAGAACAAGAGATTAAAGTCGGACTGATCGGCCTAGTTACTCCACAGATCATGGAGTGGGACAAGGTTAATCTGGAAGGCAAAGTTACCGTTGAAGATATTGCCGCAACGGCTACGAAGTTTGTCCCAGAAATGAAAGCTGCTGGAGCAGATGTCATTGTCGCTATGGCCCATACTGGGTTTGATGTCAATGCTGTTGTAGGGGATGGTTCCGAGAATGACATTAATGCCTTGAGTAAGGTTCCGGGTATTGATGCGATCACGTTCTCACATACCCATAAGGTATTCCCGACGGGAAATGACGCCACACTGGATGCTTCGTTCAAAGATCCGGGAACTAAACTTCCTTACGCAAACGATAAAGCTGTGATCGATAATGTGAATGGCCACATTAACGGTACGCCTGCTGTACAAGCTGGCTACGGCGGCGCTTATTTGGGTCTAATCGATCTGGATATTGTACAAGGCGACAAAGGTTGGGCGGTAGATAAGCAAAGCTCAAAAGCTTTTGCTCGTTCTATCTATAAGACAGAGAATAAAGTTAATATTCCAACGGTCGAGCCTGACCAGGCTGTAGATGCTGCCGTTGCATCGGCACATGAGGCTACTATTGCTTATACTGGTCAGAAGCTGGGCGTTACTACGGCTCCAATGAACAGTTACTTCGCAATGGTTCAGGACGATCCTACCGTTCAACTCGTTACGTATGCACAGAAATGGTACGTTCAGAACTATATTGATGTCAATGTTCCTCGATATAAGGACCTACCGATTCTAAGTGTGGGCGCTCCTTTTAAAGCAGGACGTAACGGCCCAGAAGAATACACTAGTATAGATAAAGGCAACTTGACTATCCGTAGCGCAAGCGACCTCTATCTATACGACAACACGCTTAAAGCGATCAAGGTTAAGGGTTCTGTTGTAAAAGAATGGTTGGAAATGAGCGCGGGTGCATTTAACCGCATCAAACTTGGAATCTCGACTCCGCAGTCTCTGTTGAACCCGAAATTCCAAGTTTTTAACTTTGATGTAATCGATGGGGTCCAATATAAAATTGATGTGACGAAAAACGCGAAGTACAATCCGGATGGCTCTATTAATGATGCTTCATCGAGTCGTGTAACGGAAGTGACTTACAACGATCAGCCTTTAGATCTTAATCAGGATTTCATTGTTGTCACTAACAATTACCGTGCAAGCGGTGGCGGTAACTTCCCGGGTGTTAAAGGTGCAGAGCTGGTTGTAGACTCTCAAGATGAGAATCGCCAGGTCCTGATGGACTATATTAGTGAAGCTGGAACGATTGATCCGACGGCTGATGGCAATTGGTCCTTGGCACCTATCCAAGGTGACGTGGATGTAACGTTCACAACAACGCCTAAAGCAGCAAGCGTGCTTCCTGCCAACATTTCCGATACGGGTCAGCAAGACAATAAAGGCTTCGGAATTTTCAAACTGAATCTAAGTGTGAAAACTCCTGCGCCAACTGCAGATGTTGAAGTTCACCTCCTTGGAATCAATGACTTCCATGGTCAATTAGACACGGTTTCAACAGTGAGCAATAAGTCTGTAGGCACGGCTGCCTATCTCGCGACTTATTTGAAAGCAACTCGTGCAAAGTACGAGAACTCCTTGCTCTTCCATAACGGTGACTCCGTTGGAGCATCGGCTCCTGTATCATCCCTTGAACGCGATGAGCCGACTCATGCTTGGATGAATATGATGAAATTTGATGTGGGTTCTCTTGGTAATCATGAGTTTGATCAAGGTGTTGAAGCACTGATGACACAGCTTTATGGTGGTATCGATCCAAAGGACAAAAAAATTACTCATGCTGGTTCTGATTTTGATTATGTGAATGCTAATGCGGTGGACAGCAAGACAGGTACACCAATTATCAATCCTTATGTAATCAAAGAAGTCGGTGGTGTGAAGATCGGCTTTATAGGTCTTGTAACCAAATCCACACCAAGTAAGGTTGCACCTTCCGGAACGGTGGGCGTGCACTTCCTCACTCCTGAGGAAGAAGTGGCAGCTGTTGAGAAGTATGCGAAGGAACTGCAAGATAAGGGTGTAGAAACGATTATCGTGCTTGCGCATGATCCGGCAACAACTAAAGACGGTGTAACTACAGGTGAAGCGGCTGATCTGGCCAAAGCACTTCCTGCAGATTCCCCAGTTGACGTTATCGTTGCTGGTGATAACCATGCTTTGGCAAACGGTATTGTAAATGGCAAGTTGATTGTACAAGCATACTCTTACGGTACAGCATTTGAAGACATTAAGTTGGTCATTGACCATAAAACAGGGGATGTGAAGAGTAAGTCCGCTGTGGTATCATCTACCTTCCAAGACGGTGTAACACCGGATCCAGAAAGTGTGGCGCTGGTTGATGCTTACCTTAAGAAGCATCCAGAACTGACCCAACCAGTGGGTACAACAGACGGAACCGTTACTCGTACGGATGCATACACCAAAGAAGCTGCGCTTGGCAACCTGATTGCTGACGCTATGCGTACTGCTGACTTCGGTGACGGTGCTGGGGCTGCTGATTTTGCCTTTATGAATCCAGGCGGTATCCGCGCGGATCTGCCTAGAGGTAATGTGACTTTCGGAGACCTTGCCAAAATCCAGCCGTTCGGTAACACACTTGTGAAGTTGACACTAACTGGAGACCAGATCAAAACGTTACTTCAGCAGCAATGGAATGTGAAAGCTGACGGAACAGCAGATATCAAAACGCTGCAAATTTCTGGACTGAAATATACAGCGATTATGAATCTGCCAGTGGCAGATCGCATTACGAGTCTTACGCTAACCAACGGAACACCAATTAATCCTACGCAGAAATATACGGCAGTAGTGAATAACTTTATGGCTGCGGGTGGGGATAACTACAAGGTTCTGACTAAAGCGAGTGATTCACTGGCTGGACCTATTGATTTGGATGTATTCTACAAATATATTGTGAAGACGTTTAATGGTAAAGAGATTAAGGCGGCCATTGAAGGTCGTATTACTAACAAAGAGAAGGCTGATACGGGATCAGGCAGTGGCGACGGCTCTACTGTTGTAACCCCGACACCGACTCCAACCGCGAAACCATCAGCAACGCCAGCACCAACGGCTACGCCAGCGCCAACTACTGCTCCAGCAGCAAGTTTCAAGGATCTGGGTAAGGTAGCTTGGGCGCAAGAGGCTATTCAAGCTTTGGCTGCTAAAGGCATTATAAAAGGATTGGATGCAAACACTTTTGCACCAACCAAAACAGTGACCCGTGCAGAATTCGTTACGATGCTAGTTCGCGCACTGAATCTGACTGGTTCGGGAGCAACTAGTACGTTCAGCGATGTTAAACAAGGGGTATGGTACACGGATTCTATCGCTATTGCGGTGAAGGCCGGACTTGTACAAGGCTCTGGAAATGGTAAGTTCGAACCGGGCCGTGAAGTGACCCGCGAAGAGATGGCCATTATGATTGCTAATGCGTTGAAAAATAAACTACAGCCGATTGATAAGAATGCAGCGCTGGGCAAGTTTGCAGACAAGTCCAGTATTGCTCCTTACGCACAGGACGCTATAGCACAACTGACCCAATTGGGTATTGTTAACGGTGTAGATGGTGGTAAATTTGCACCTAAGGGCATAGCAAACCGCGCTCAAGCGGCAGTAATTATCTACCGTATGCTTGAGAAAGCTTCATAA
- a CDS encoding MATE family efflux transporter translates to MEPNVNTKRSVRFLEKYFSGESLDYRHMIALFIPILVDQAFIVGLNLVNTAMISSSGVAAISAVNMIDSLNLFLISVFIAVSTGGTVVVAQYKGSGNDLMVSKATAGATSSVSLMAFAIGMFGILFHNPLLNLLFGAASPEVMHNARIYLIGSCVSYLGIAVVEAVCGALRGIGRTRASLALSLIMNLVYVLLNLVFINLLHMGVLGMTISINIARYLGAICALYYLFRMDNELHIRIRDLLVVQFSMLKKIMFIGMPFAAEQMFFNGGKILTQVFIVNLGTYALATNAIASSFAGIMQIPGNALSLTIITVVGQCMGSNNVKDARKFIKSFLVASSLSFVVMGLLVMPFFNPLVSIFHPPAEIVGDIFMIVLINTLAQIPLWSLSFITPSALRAAGDSKFTSMVSMLSMWLFRVVLGYILGIVLNFGILGVWLAMNCEWGIRGLIFLRRFMGKKWVQHRVI, encoded by the coding sequence ATGGAGCCTAATGTAAATACGAAGCGAAGTGTGCGGTTTCTTGAAAAATATTTTTCAGGAGAATCGTTAGATTATCGCCACATGATTGCTTTATTCATCCCTATTCTGGTGGATCAGGCCTTTATAGTAGGGCTAAATCTAGTGAATACAGCCATGATCAGCTCGTCGGGTGTGGCGGCTATCAGTGCGGTGAACATGATTGATTCCCTTAATCTTTTTCTCATTAGTGTATTTATCGCGGTATCAACAGGTGGGACAGTTGTCGTAGCGCAGTATAAAGGAAGTGGCAATGACCTCATGGTATCAAAAGCTACCGCAGGTGCTACCTCATCAGTTTCCCTTATGGCGTTTGCTATTGGTATGTTTGGTATCCTTTTTCACAATCCGCTGTTGAACTTACTATTTGGGGCGGCCTCACCTGAGGTTATGCACAACGCCCGAATTTATTTGATTGGGAGCTGTGTCTCCTATCTTGGTATAGCTGTGGTAGAGGCAGTGTGTGGTGCTCTTCGCGGAATCGGAAGGACGAGAGCCTCGCTTGCGCTATCGCTAATTATGAACTTAGTTTACGTCCTCTTGAATCTCGTATTTATTAACCTTCTGCATATGGGCGTTCTAGGAATGACCATTTCTATAAACATAGCTCGATATTTGGGAGCGATATGTGCGCTGTATTATCTGTTCCGGATGGACAATGAACTGCATATTCGAATTCGTGACTTACTGGTCGTTCAATTCTCCATGCTCAAAAAAATAATGTTCATCGGTATGCCGTTTGCGGCGGAGCAAATGTTCTTTAATGGTGGTAAGATTCTGACGCAAGTCTTTATCGTCAATCTTGGTACCTACGCGCTTGCCACTAATGCTATTGCCTCTTCCTTTGCAGGGATAATGCAAATTCCGGGTAATGCGCTGTCTTTGACGATTATTACAGTAGTTGGACAATGTATGGGAAGCAATAATGTTAAGGATGCCCGAAAATTTATTAAATCGTTTCTCGTAGCATCTTCCCTTTCCTTTGTAGTGATGGGATTGCTGGTTATGCCTTTCTTCAATCCGCTAGTGTCGATATTCCATCCACCTGCTGAGATCGTGGGAGATATCTTCATGATTGTCCTTATCAATACACTGGCACAAATCCCGCTGTGGTCTCTTAGCTTCATTACACCATCGGCGCTTAGAGCAGCGGGTGATTCCAAGTTTACATCCATGGTTTCTATGCTGAGTATGTGGTTGTTCCGTGTGGTGCTCGGGTACATCTTGGGTATTGTTCTGAACTTTGGCATTCTTGGGGTTTGGTTAGCTATGAACTGTGAGTGGGGAATCAGAGGATTGATATTTCTCCGGCGCTTCATGGGTAAGAAGTGGGTTCAGCATCGAGTTATATAG
- a CDS encoding HAMP domain-containing sensor histidine kinase produces the protein MKLAHQINLAFSIALVLLLSITAVVIHFVLLNHFVGTQKEELRTIGSAMSATMVQGTTYTGNIETELHALPAIMPSTVGTASVEAILSDETGKVLSTSPKMSSIAINSNAQFVTGQTTDLQNIWNGTDTRYITEVKATPIGTLTLLTPMSAVTTIEQALLKRLLIVFGAAGAFMFLFGLFITKKLIHPLMKLQQELKKVKERHFSEVKLIKAGGEIGTVAQSVYDMAGELNRFNHVQKQFFQNASHELKTPLMSISGYAEGIKDGVFEGEGIDKGLDIIMSESNRLKKLVTEMTLLAKLDSEEDIFRTSEISLDDLVVETIERMNPLLIKKGLTLHVSYDDCEPLTVRADRDKLLQALLNVVSNATRYANQHIYIHVSIKDGQVILSVSDDGPGISEDLLPYLFHRFVKGKDGESGLGLAISRAIVERSGGLITAGNRKDGGAVITMGFPTLSPT, from the coding sequence ATGAAGCTAGCACATCAGATTAATTTAGCCTTTAGCATTGCCTTGGTACTACTCCTGTCTATTACCGCTGTCGTGATCCATTTTGTGCTGCTCAATCATTTTGTCGGAACACAAAAAGAGGAATTACGGACCATTGGCTCTGCCATGTCTGCTACTATGGTTCAGGGAACCACTTACACGGGAAACATCGAAACTGAGCTCCATGCGCTGCCCGCGATCATGCCCTCCACTGTAGGCACTGCAAGCGTTGAGGCCATACTTAGCGATGAGACAGGAAAAGTCTTGTCCACCTCACCGAAGATGAGTTCAATCGCAATAAACTCCAATGCTCAGTTTGTCACAGGCCAAACCACTGATCTCCAGAATATTTGGAATGGAACAGATACAAGGTATATAACAGAAGTGAAGGCTACGCCGATAGGCACGCTAACCCTGCTTACACCTATGAGCGCAGTCACAACGATTGAACAAGCTCTACTCAAAAGACTACTGATCGTTTTCGGTGCAGCAGGTGCATTTATGTTCCTGTTTGGTTTATTTATCACGAAAAAGCTAATCCATCCTCTAATGAAGCTGCAGCAAGAGCTGAAAAAGGTAAAGGAACGCCACTTCTCAGAGGTGAAACTGATCAAAGCTGGTGGAGAGATTGGCACTGTTGCCCAATCGGTATATGACATGGCTGGTGAATTGAATCGATTCAACCACGTGCAGAAGCAATTTTTTCAGAATGCCTCCCATGAATTAAAGACCCCACTGATGTCTATCTCTGGTTATGCTGAAGGGATCAAGGATGGCGTCTTCGAGGGCGAAGGCATCGATAAAGGTCTGGATATCATTATGAGTGAGAGTAATCGTCTGAAGAAACTCGTTACGGAAATGACTCTGCTTGCGAAGCTAGATAGTGAGGAAGATATATTTAGAACTAGCGAGATCTCTCTGGACGATTTAGTTGTAGAAACAATTGAACGCATGAACCCTCTTTTGATAAAAAAAGGGCTGACCCTACATGTATCCTACGACGATTGCGAACCACTTACGGTCCGTGCCGACAGAGATAAGCTGTTACAGGCACTTCTTAATGTAGTTTCCAATGCAACTCGTTATGCAAACCAGCATATCTATATTCATGTTTCGATTAAAGATGGCCAGGTCATACTATCGGTTAGCGATGATGGCCCTGGCATTTCAGAGGACCTACTTCCATACTTGTTCCACCGATTTGTAAAAGGAAAAGATGGCGAATCAGGACTAGGACTAGCCATATCCCGTGCGATCGTCGAGCGCTCCGGAGGTCTGATTACAGCAGGGAACCGTAAGGATGGCGGTGCAGTGATCACTATGGGATTTCCTACGCTCTCTCCTACCTGA
- a CDS encoding response regulator transcription factor: MNTNYLIAVVDDDQHIRNLVEAYLQKENYRTIGLSSAEEAWTLWQTSPPDMWVLDVMLPGMDGYEFCRRIRNEAEVPIIMISARDNEVDKILGLELGSDDYLVKPFSPRELVARIKRQLQRWYKMSNPVEPASSSPHTSTHIEVSHLQLLLEERRVFWHEKEIELTSKEFTLLKVFAASPNRAFTRDELLTHVWGDDYFGSDRAVDHLIKRMRKKLDLLPIEAVWGHGYRMRIEGGVEIDEASTSD, from the coding sequence ATGAATACCAACTATCTCATTGCCGTAGTTGACGATGATCAACATATACGTAATCTTGTAGAGGCTTATTTACAAAAAGAAAACTACCGCACCATTGGCCTCAGCAGCGCTGAGGAAGCATGGACCTTATGGCAGACAAGCCCGCCGGATATGTGGGTGCTCGACGTTATGCTCCCCGGCATGGACGGATATGAATTTTGTCGGCGAATTCGTAATGAAGCCGAAGTGCCAATCATTATGATCTCTGCAAGAGATAATGAAGTGGATAAAATATTAGGCTTGGAGCTAGGTAGCGATGATTATCTGGTCAAACCATTTAGCCCTCGGGAGCTAGTTGCTCGCATTAAGCGCCAGTTACAACGCTGGTATAAAATGAGTAATCCAGTGGAACCCGCAAGTAGTAGCCCACACACATCGACGCATATTGAAGTTAGCCATCTACAGTTATTACTGGAAGAAAGACGTGTGTTCTGGCATGAGAAGGAGATTGAACTCACCAGCAAAGAATTCACCCTCCTAAAAGTATTCGCAGCTTCTCCCAACCGTGCATTTACAAGAGATGAGCTACTAACTCATGTATGGGGAGATGACTACTTCGGGAGCGACCGTGCCGTGGACCATTTAATTAAACGAATGCGGAAAAAGCTAGACCTGCTGCCGATTGAAGCCGTATGGGGACATGGCTATCGCATGCGTATAGAGGGGGGCGTGGAGATCGATGAAGCTAGCACATCAGATTAA
- a CDS encoding DMT family transporter gives MNISSNQKAIVAAVMNAIIVGFSFIFVKMALTVSDPFDTLAHRFTLSFLAASLFTFPGWGRVKFGISKAAVVIPLALLYPALYFTLQAFGLLHTTSAVAGIIQATMPIFTIILAAMFLKETTSSFQKISTLISVAGIILIFAIPGVSISSSSLWGVLLILISALSLAGYNVAARKLTRTWSPKELTYMITLFGFIFFNGMSIIKHGSTGTLNQYFTPFLEPKFIFSMIYLGVLSSLVTSFLSNYALSRMEASRVSIFGSLSTVVSILAGVLLLNEQLEWYHWTGTVMIIAGVIGVNWRNKVKPQVKDQNQLK, from the coding sequence ATGAATATATCTTCTAATCAAAAAGCGATAGTGGCTGCTGTCATGAATGCTATTATTGTCGGATTTTCTTTTATATTTGTAAAAATGGCATTGACCGTCTCGGATCCATTCGATACGCTAGCTCACCGCTTCACGTTATCTTTCCTTGCCGCTTCTTTATTTACTTTTCCAGGCTGGGGTCGGGTGAAGTTTGGAATATCCAAGGCAGCTGTGGTAATCCCACTGGCTCTACTATACCCAGCGTTGTACTTTACGCTTCAGGCGTTTGGACTTCTGCATACAACATCAGCTGTAGCGGGCATTATTCAGGCGACAATGCCCATCTTCACCATCATTTTGGCAGCGATGTTCTTGAAGGAAACCACGAGCAGCTTCCAGAAGATCTCCACATTAATCTCGGTTGCAGGCATTATTCTTATCTTTGCCATTCCGGGTGTGAGTATTTCTTCCTCTAGTCTTTGGGGAGTCTTACTCATCCTAATCTCAGCGCTATCCCTTGCCGGTTATAATGTCGCAGCCCGAAAGCTGACACGTACCTGGAGCCCCAAGGAACTTACCTATATGATTACTTTATTCGGATTTATATTTTTTAATGGAATGTCGATCATTAAGCACGGTTCAACAGGAACCTTGAATCAGTATTTCACACCTTTTCTAGAGCCAAAATTCATATTCTCCATGATCTATCTCGGCGTACTGTCATCCCTCGTGACCTCCTTCCTATCCAACTACGCTTTATCTCGAATGGAGGCCTCACGCGTGAGCATCTTCGGCAGTCTTTCGACAGTTGTCTCAATTCTTGCTGGTGTACTTCTGCTGAATGAACAACTGGAATGGTACCATTGGACCGGCACGGTGATGATCATCGCCGGGGTGATCGGGGTGAATTGGCGTAATAAAGTAAAGCCTCAAGTAAAGGACCAGAATCAATTGAAATAA
- a CDS encoding PLP-dependent aminotransferase family protein, with protein sequence MYKYSELINDLELQIAEDTYREGDKLPSIRELALRYDCNKSTVIRALQDLQDKHLIYAASKSGYYVMKRSGERKEEGEHWIDFTASAPDPDIFPYLDFQHCINKAIDMYRKDLFIYGTPQGLPSLIREMQRQLASYQVFADMKRIFITSGVQQALGLLTRIPFPNGRERVLIEQPSYPLFMEYLKTYDIETEGIQRSDDGVDLNELERLFKTGEFKFFYTVPRFHNPLGVSYTRTQKKAIAQLAAKYDVYIVEDDYMADLEQDAKQDPIYAYDNTSHVIYLKSFSKIIFPGLRVGVAVLPEVLCESFNRFKRLMDIDSSMLSQAALELYLKSGMFERHRKKMRSCYGKRSMLLHDSIVRELNAASEQHYSYRPASQLGVHTYLKLEDSIRAEQMIKRLQKKSIRVEMADSGYLPNFAKKERILKLNVSSVKEPDIPSGIEQVIREIR encoded by the coding sequence ATGTATAAGTATTCGGAGTTAATCAACGATCTGGAATTGCAAATCGCTGAAGATACGTATCGTGAGGGCGATAAGCTACCTTCCATTCGGGAGCTGGCGCTACGTTATGATTGCAATAAAAGCACGGTTATTCGTGCACTCCAAGATCTTCAGGATAAACACCTAATCTACGCTGCTTCAAAGAGCGGATATTATGTCATGAAGCGCAGTGGGGAGCGAAAAGAGGAAGGCGAGCATTGGATCGATTTTACGGCATCTGCACCGGACCCGGATATTTTTCCGTATCTGGATTTTCAACATTGCATCAATAAAGCCATCGATATGTACCGCAAAGACTTGTTCATCTATGGAACACCGCAGGGGCTGCCTTCCCTTATCCGTGAAATGCAGCGACAACTGGCCTCTTATCAGGTGTTTGCCGATATGAAGCGGATTTTTATTACCTCCGGTGTGCAGCAGGCCCTTGGACTTCTGACTCGAATTCCCTTTCCGAATGGCAGGGAGCGTGTGCTGATTGAGCAGCCGAGTTACCCGCTGTTTATGGAATATTTGAAGACGTACGACATCGAGACAGAGGGGATACAACGTTCAGATGATGGGGTGGATTTGAATGAATTAGAGCGGTTATTTAAAACGGGCGAGTTCAAGTTCTTCTATACCGTCCCACGGTTTCATAATCCGCTAGGCGTTTCCTATACCCGTACCCAGAAGAAGGCGATCGCCCAGCTTGCAGCTAAATACGATGTGTATATTGTTGAGGATGACTACATGGCAGATCTGGAGCAGGATGCGAAGCAAGATCCGATCTACGCCTATGACAATACTTCACATGTTATCTATTTAAAAAGCTTCTCCAAGATTATATTTCCAGGTCTACGCGTCGGTGTGGCCGTACTTCCCGAGGTGCTCTGTGAGTCCTTTAACCGATTTAAAAGACTGATGGATATAGATAGCTCTATGCTGTCCCAAGCTGCCCTGGAGTTGTATTTGAAAAGTGGGATGTTCGAGCGCCACCGAAAAAAGATGCGTTCCTGCTACGGAAAAAGATCAATGCTCCTCCATGATTCGATTGTGAGGGAGCTAAATGCAGCGTCTGAGCAGCATTATTCCTATCGTCCTGCCAGCCAGCTTGGCGTGCATACATATCTGAAATTGGAGGATAGCATTAGAGCAGAGCAGATGATCAAACGGCTGCAAAAAAAGTCCATTCGAGTGGAGATGGCGGATAGCGGGTATCTGCCCAATTTTGCGAAAAAAGAGAGAATTCTAAAGCTCAACGTATCTAGTGTAAAAGAGCCTGATATTCCCTCTGGCATTGAACAGGTTATTCGAGAAATTCGCTGA